CTGTTCGACATCGCCCCGCCGGGTGTCGAAGAGGCGATCATGCAGACCGTCGAGGACGGCCGGATACCCGTGATGAGTGACGAGGTCATCGACGCCAACTTCGGCGAGCACGGGCTCACCGCCGAGGATCGGGAGTGGCTTCGGGCCAGAGGAGTCGGCCAGCCGATCAACACCTACCGCGACCCTGCGCCGGCCGACCTCGGCGCGGTGGAGGGGCTACCGCGCACCTTCATCGCGTGCCTGGGCGATCTTGGCGACCCGCCCCACCTGCCAGGCCATGACCTGGTCACCATCGACACCGGGCACTGGCCGATGATCACCAAGCCGGTGGGGCTGGCCCAGCTGATCGACAAGGCGGCCAGGACGTGATGCGGCCGTTTCGCGTGGAGATACCGCAAGCCTGCCTGGACGACCTGGCCGATCGCCTGGCCCGGACCCGGTTCACCCGTCCGCTGCCCGGCAAGGATCACGGCGTGCCCGCCGACCGTCTCAGGAGGCTGGTGGCGTACTGGCGCGAGGAGTACGACTGGCGGGCATGGGAGGCGCGGATCAACGCCCACCCGCAGTTCACCACCGAGATCGACGGGCTGGACGTTCATTTCCTGCACATCCGCTCAGCCCGGCCTGATGCCTTCCCGCTGATCCTCACGCACGGCTGGCCCATGTCGGTCGTGGAGTACCTGCCCGTCATAGCGCCGCTGAGCGACGCGTTCGACCTCGTCATCCCCTCGATCCCCGGATTCGGGTTCTCCGGTACGCCGCGTGAGCCGGGCTGGAACCGCCGTCGTATCGCCAGGGCGTGGGCCGAGCTGATGCGGCGGCTGGGCTATGAGCGATACGGCGTACACGGCAACGACGTCGGCTCTCTCATCTCGGTGGAGCTGGGCCGCCTCGACCCCGAGCACGTCGCCGGAGTCCACGTCACCCAGATATTCTCCCTACCCTCCGGCGATCGGGCGGAGCTGGCGGCACTAGGGGAGGACGATCTGGCGCGAGTACGCTCCCTGGAGCGTTTCATGGCCGAAAGGGGCGCCTACCTCAGGCTGCAGTCCACCCAGCCACAGACGCTCGCACACGCGCTGGCCGACTCGCCGGCCGGTCAGCTCGCCTGGAACCTGCAGTTGTTCGGCGATTCGGTGAGCGACGACTACATCCTGACCAACGCGACGATCTACTGGCTGACCGATACCTCGGGCACTGCGGCCTTGACCGGCTACTACGGAAACGAGCAGCCAGCCGAGCCGACATCGTTCCCGCTCGGCGTGGCCCACTTCGCCGACGACTTCTTCCCTTCCATCCAAGCCCTCGCCGAGCGTGATCACAAAGCGATCGTGCACTGGAGCGAATTCGATCGAGGCGGACACCATGCCGCGCAAGAGGCGCCCCAACTCCTCGCCGACGACATCCGCGCGTTCTTCGCCGCTGCCGAGGGGTCCCGGTAGCAATGCAGAAATTTCCCACGGAAATACCGCTGACCTGCGCTAATGCAGACAGGAGCGCGGCCAGGAAGGCGCGATCCTCAGGAGCAAACCTCACTCTGGTGTCCGCGCCGAGCTGCCGTTCAAGAACGGTGATCTGGTGGCGCAAGGCGAGAATCTCGACGTCTTTGTCTCGATCTCCCAGCGGTAGTAGCGGCGTTCGAGACGGTCAGGTAGGCCAAGCGAAGAAGCACAAGCGATCATCTTGCCGCGACTCTGTACCTTCCGAGCCGGAGCCAACGACGACGAGAGCAGTCAGGCAAGCCGGATGACCTGCACGGATGGCATTATCGGCAGGGCACTCTTCCGGGGCCCCCCTTTGACTACCTCAGCCGAGGCCTTGAGAAAGCCTGTTCAAGCGCGTTGGGAAGATCACATGACCGTGAGGTCTTCGACCAGTGGATCATGGCGCAGCTCGGCAGCGGTGGCATCCGGATCCAGGATTTCGGCCGCCAGGTGGACGCCGGCGGGCACGGAGCCGGTGAACACGGCGCGAGTGGCGAGCGCCATCACCACCCCGCTCAGCGCGTAGGAGTCGATGGCTGTGAGTACGATCCGGCCGGGACCGGGCGACGTACCCGGTCGGGGGCGGGCGGTGAAGAGCATGACGTAGAACGCGCCGAAGTCGGCGTTGTCTTGTAGTGAGGCGCGCACTACGGAGTCGGCGTGCGGGGTGAGCGTGGCGGGATCGATGCCGTCCACTTCGGCCCAGGCCGCCGCGAGGGCTTCGGGGAGCCGGTTGGAGACGAAGACGTTGTAGGAGCGCACCTCGTCGGCGCAGGTGTCGACGGCCAGGGTCTGCGCCTCGGTGGTGAGGTACGGCCAGGCGTGCACGGGGACGGGGAAGCCCGGCAGCCGCACTGCCTGCAGCGGTGCGAGCGCGTTCGGCTCGACCCGGCCCTCACGCCAGGCCGCCATCGGCGTGCCGAATTTCGGCCCTCTGGTCAGTAGCGCGTCCACTGCGGACAGGGGTGTGAACACGGCCGCGCCGCCCACGTACACGTCGAGGCGGCGCAGCGGGCGTCCCTTCGCCAGCAGCCTGGGCAGCAGCCCGGACAGGCCCGGCATCACTCCGGCGGAGAACACCGCGGTCCGGTCACCTGCCATGGCGCGGCTGATGAGCGCGTCCTTGGCGGCCAGCTCGCCGCCGATGTCCACGTAGTCGGCTCCGGCGGCGAATGCGGCGCGGGCCACGGTGTCCAGTACCCGGTACGTGGGCCCGGCGCAGTTGACCACGATCCGGCACCCGTCGCAGAAGGCGGCCAGTTGGCCGGGATCGTCGAGGTCCACGCGCACGGCGTGGGCCGTACCGGGGAGGGAGCCCGCGACGTCGGCGGCGGCTGCCACATCCCTGCCACCCACGCGCAACGGGCCGAGGCCGTAGGCCGCGATGCGCTGCACGGCCGTCCGTCCGACAGCACCGGTGGCGCCGAGCAGCCCGATCACCGCTGGTCTCCGAGACGGGCGCGGACGGCCAGCGCCACGCCGGCCACCGTCGGATCGGCCAGGAATTCGCGCACCGGAACCGGCGTTCCGGCCTCCTTGGCGAGGCGCACCACGGCCCGCACCGCGAGCAGGGAATCCCCGCCGAGGCCGAAGAAATCGGCGCCGCGGTCCAGCACGGGGACCTCCAGAAGTTCCTCGAAGACGTCGGCGACCGCCTGTTCCAGGTCGTCGGCGGGCGGTCCCTCCTGGTGGCGGACGGCCGTTTCGGGCAGCAGGCCGAGACGCAGCATCTCGTCCCGCTCGGGTTCCGCGGCTTCGGGCAGGCCCGGTACCCGATCCCAGCCTGAGCCGTCGGCGAGCGCGTCCACCAGTTCGACGAACTCGGCGAAGGCCGCCGTCACCTGATCGGGTTCGAAGAGCTCCTCGACGAGGGAGAAGACCGCGACCATCTCCGCGCCCAGCTCGAAGCAGCGCACCTCGATCGCGACCTGCGGGGTGCGCAGCTGGTGGAAGTAATCGGAGGCGACCACCCGGCCCAGCGGCCCCGCCTCCTCCGGGGGGTGGCCGCCCATGGCGGCGTCGACGCCGAGCACGCTCTGGAACACAACCGGCCCGACCGGCCGCCAGCTGCCGCGGCGGCGGGCCAGCTCCCGGCCGACCTCTACTCCGGTGACCAGGTTGTGTGCCGCGTGCTCGCCGGACGCCGCCTGCGCGGTGGTGGCGAGCTCGGCGAACGTGCCGGCCGGGTCG
This window of the Nonomuraea africana genome carries:
- a CDS encoding alpha/beta fold hydrolase translates to MSTIVLVGGSFLGAWAWERVTPVLTAAGHDVHPLTLTGFGERAHLASATTTLTTHATDIAAAIEVAGLRDVVLVAHSYAGAPATIAANRIADRIARIVYLAAVLPQAGKTLFDIAPPGVEEAIMQTVEDGRIPVMSDEVIDANFGEHGLTAEDREWLRARGVGQPINTYRDPAPADLGAVEGLPRTFIACLGDLGDPPHLPGHDLVTIDTGHWPMITKPVGLAQLIDKAART
- a CDS encoding epoxide hydrolase family protein; the protein is MRPFRVEIPQACLDDLADRLARTRFTRPLPGKDHGVPADRLRRLVAYWREEYDWRAWEARINAHPQFTTEIDGLDVHFLHIRSARPDAFPLILTHGWPMSVVEYLPVIAPLSDAFDLVIPSIPGFGFSGTPREPGWNRRRIARAWAELMRRLGYERYGVHGNDVGSLISVELGRLDPEHVAGVHVTQIFSLPSGDRAELAALGEDDLARVRSLERFMAERGAYLRLQSTQPQTLAHALADSPAGQLAWNLQLFGDSVSDDYILTNATIYWLTDTSGTAALTGYYGNEQPAEPTSFPLGVAHFADDFFPSIQALAERDHKAIVHWSEFDRGGHHAAQEAPQLLADDIRAFFAAAEGSR
- a CDS encoding saccharopine dehydrogenase NADP-binding domain-containing protein; translated protein: MIGLLGATGAVGRTAVQRIAAYGLGPLRVGGRDVAAAADVAGSLPGTAHAVRVDLDDPGQLAAFCDGCRIVVNCAGPTYRVLDTVARAAFAAGADYVDIGGELAAKDALISRAMAGDRTAVFSAGVMPGLSGLLPRLLAKGRPLRRLDVYVGGAAVFTPLSAVDALLTRGPKFGTPMAAWREGRVEPNALAPLQAVRLPGFPVPVHAWPYLTTEAQTLAVDTCADEVRSYNVFVSNRLPEALAAAWAEVDGIDPATLTPHADSVVRASLQDNADFGAFYVMLFTARPRPGTSPGPGRIVLTAIDSYALSGVVMALATRAVFTGSVPAGVHLAAEILDPDATAAELRHDPLVEDLTVM